Within the Thalassotalea ponticola genome, the region CGTGATGATTGCACAGGCGCTGTCAGGCATTGCTAAAGATTTAAATAAAATGAGCGCCAAAAGCGCTATTAAGTTATGTCTTCCTGATGATGCACAAGGGACGCTTTATCAGTGGGTGGCGCGACTGACCGGATCTAAAAACGCGTTAAAAGGGATTGGCTTTTTTCTTGGTGGCGCCTTGCTTAGCTGGCTCGGCTTCCAAGGAGCAATGTGGCTAATGGCCTCTGTACTTGGGCTTGTTTGGTTGTTTAGTTTGTATGCCTTGGCAGCTGATCTGGGTAAGCAAAAGAACAAGCCAAAGTTTCGTCAGTTGTTGTCTAAAAGCGGTGCGATAAATTGGCTATCAGCTGCGCGCTTATTTTTATTTGGCGCTCGTGATGTGTGGTTTGTGGTCGCCTTACCGGTTGCTTTGGCAACGACTTATCAATGGCCTCAACAGTGGATTGGTGGTTTTATGGCACTGTGGATTATATTTTACGGTGTTATTCAATCACAAGCTCCCCGTATTACCGGCAGACAACAAGGGCAGTTACCTAACGGTCAAACCGCGCTAACTTGGGTTGCTGCACTGAGTATCACTCCATTGCTGATTGGGTTGATGTTGGCGGATGACCAATTGGGCGAACGGGTACTGGTGGTTGGTCTGTT harbors:
- the arsJ gene encoding organoarsenical effux MFS transporter ArsJ; amino-acid sequence: MLANMSQQVKQYLIITGNYWAFTLTDGALRMLVVLYFHQLGYTPLAIAMLFLFYELFGVVTNLIGGWLGARLGLNKTMNIGLVLQIIALLMLTLPNSWLTVPYVMIAQALSGIAKDLNKMSAKSAIKLCLPDDAQGTLYQWVARLTGSKNALKGIGFFLGGALLSWLGFQGAMWLMASVLGLVWLFSLYALAADLGKQKNKPKFRQLLSKSGAINWLSAARLFLFGARDVWFVVALPVALATTYQWPQQWIGGFMALWIIFYGVIQSQAPRITGRQQGQLPNGQTALTWVAALSITPLLIGLMLADDQLGERVLVVGLFIFGALFAVNSSLHSYLIVSYANRDGVSMDVGFYYMANAMGRLLGTVLSGYVYQQYGLQQCLYVSAILLLIATALSFKLPKTISGQN